Within Cydia fagiglandana chromosome 1, ilCydFagi1.1, whole genome shotgun sequence, the genomic segment TGGGGCCATCTGGTGCGGGAAAGAGCACGCTTATGAATATTTTAGCGGGTTACAAGTAAGTAGTATCTAAATTTTTCTTGTAAGTTAAAATTAATTAGTGTTCGAATTGATTAATACTGCTTAAAACAAATGCATGTTATGTTTAACGTTTTGTATCAAAATGGTTGACCTCTGCCTTGGCCTGTCAAACTGGGCGGAAACGGAAGACAATACAGCCCCAAGGCCAGTAGTAGATTCGCCTCTTCCTTATCATCCAATTCTGTACCAAATGTCAATAAAGTTttatctaaaaacaaaacattctAAGTAATAgttaatctaaaaataaacgaCACCTAAAATAAAGTGAATGTTCAAATGTGTATCAGACTGTATTATCATCTAGTCTAGTGCATCGATTAGAGATAGTATTTTACCTTTGCTAGACAAAGTATTTATAAACCGGTTCTAATGCGGCACGCTGTCCCAATTGGTTTTGGAATGTGTCCAGCGCAATCTAGAACATCTAAAACATgactattaaaattaaataatatttctcCCATTACAGAACTTCGAACGTCAGCGGATCAGTGCTCATCAATGGAAAGGAGCGAAACTTGAGGCGGTTTAGGAAGCTGTCTTGCTATATTATGCAGGACGACTGTCTTTTACCTCACCTGACAGTGAAGGAGGCCATGCACGTATCAGCGAATCTGAAGTTAGGGAAGGACATGTCTGTGCAAGCAAAGAAAATAGTGATCAACGAGATAATAGAAACGTTAGGGCTTGTAGATGCGAGTGATACACGGACGATTAATCTATCGGGCGGGCAGCGCAAGCGTCTGTCCATAGCTTTAGAGTTAGTGAACAATCCCCCTGTGATGTTCTTCGACGAGCCGACCTCTGGGTTGGATAGCTCCTCGTGTTTCCAATGCATATCGCTGCTGAAGAGCCTGGCGCGGGGCGGTCGGACGATCATCTGCACGATCCACCAGCCGTCGGCGCGGCTGTTCGAGATGTTCGACTTCCTCTTCACGCTGGCGGAGGGCCAGTGCATCTACCAGGGCAAGGTCAAGGACCTGGTGCCGTTCCTGTCGAACATGGGTCTCAACTGCCCGAGCTACCACAATCCCGCTGACTACGGTTAGTACTTTATCTTCATCATAAAACCGTTCCAACCGTGACCCTTTCTCAAATAATTCTTCAAGTATAAGATACCATAAAATAGCTCGATAAAGATTAATAGTAGTGTAGTTTTAACAATCATAAAAAAGTTAATTGCTTTATTGATTAGTATAAATTACTTATTGTTCATTTACATTTGCTACTTGTATCTATAACTATTATACTATTTGTAGCCGCCGTGCAGGTCAGGATCtcgacgactcaaataaaaagcttcgatttgaagtaaactattataatttcaataggtactggttttacaagGGTTCCTTGACTAAACGGTTAAATGTAAAAGTGGTGTGGTAATCGTATGGAGGCTGATGAAAGAGTGATTTGGCTAATTTTCAAAGTACAAAATGGTGGTTTAGATTTGGGTGCCTCTAATTGGCCGCGATACATAATATGTGGAGCGCTCCTATtggtgctttagaaaaagcttccaaatactagccgagcccgacggctgcgtttagttagtgtattatacaaataaaggttgcgttcgcaacactattattatattattgttatttgtatctccgttacaaactctcgggtttttaagcccggtcatttataaggcgtgcgtggggatatagatccaacacgtagaggccgtttggagagctttgatgtcatgtagaacgcctgctggaacccattcacgggtgcataaatagatacccgtaaacCGGTTTCAGTAGGCATTGGGAGCTATTATAGAAAAATGGAAAGAGTCctggtctatggtttaaatTTGGGTGGAAAATAAGTCTGGGCTATTGCTAAgtttcggacacctgccataacattgtGTTATACAgtgttatcgaggcaggcggtgactcgccactcgttagatgggcacctgatgcgccatcgtaaagacggccaggcgcaacaccggcgtgagcggctcaggggtgtcgagaggtggtgctgcgctttctccgaagttactcgcggcgttatgccctttaacacttccacccctggagcatatagctctaacgactcctctctggacggccaatgaaggcaagccagagctgagagtcctacgggtccccttggggcccactccgaccgacgaagacacgccggagacggagaccctgaccgactctcgggagcactcgggtccgtggggtcgttactccccaacagctcaccacaagctgccctgcgggcttattattattataattgatatttcatgttataaatacaattttattatgttttatatttagCCGAAATACTATGAACACTAAACGCTGTAAAACTTTTGTTAACTTTACACTTGTTGCAAGCAAGATTAACAAGATAAGTTTTAAACTAGCAAATAAACCAAAGGTTTTATATTAGACTGAACTTTGTACTTCAATCGATAGCTACATATTAATTAAACGAATGAGTCCATGCGAGCACACAGTCAGTCGGGCAAGGCCTCGCCTTGTCATCATTATAATGATATGTTAATAGATTTTCCTTCGCTGACTATGGTGTACTTTGGTGGATTTTCCTTAACACTTTAAAGTCAGATTAAGGTGTCTGAGATCTTATTGTACAATAATTCATAATTAACTAGAAGTCAGGCGTAAACATTTAGTTGGTTTTTATGGACTCGTAAAGTGTACATTACATACCTATCAGGAGCTCGTTACGCCAACTTGGCTGGCCTAACGACATAATAAAAGGGACTAAGAATGTTACCCTGAGGAAAGTTACAGCCGAACGCTTGCAGTTAGCACATTATGTTTAGAAATGTGTCAATTCTTTCAAGAGtcaatataattattgtttaattatttatcgATTTTCTTGACCCCTTTTAGTTGCTATGACTTTATTTGAGTAACTTGTTTCGTTCTTTTATGAAGTACACGAAAGTTTGAAGTTACAAAATCTTCTTTTGGTGTAAAGTCATGGGTATAtactatatacttatatatatattgttgttTACACATTTCTATTATAGAGTCATCACGATAAATTTTCGACCATGATAATGGTGATGATaatgtttcattaaatttattaGTATGCGTTGTTGATGATACTGATGATAAAATTTGAATGTAGAATTTGATACGTTAGGTTGTGAATCCAAATAAGTAAagaaaatgataaataaaacttttattatCAGCCCTTTAAAACCATCAGTACCGGTGTTCCCCAAGGAAGCATGTTAGGACCGCTGCTTTATGTATCTTAGCAATACCACTTATCAAAAGGTAACATGTGACATTCCAGTCACCGTCCAGTGGCCGGTGTTCCCCAAGGAACCATGTTAGGACCGCTGCTATTTGTATCTCAGCAATACCACTTATTAAATGGTAACATGTGACATTCCAGTCACCGTCCAGTGGCCGGTGTTCCCCAAGGAAGCATGTTAGGACCGCTGCTATTTGTATCTCAGCAATACCACTTATTAAAAGGTAACATGTGACATTCCAGTCACCGTCCAGTGGCCGGTGTTCCCCAAGGAAGCATGTTAGGACCGCTGCTTTTTGTATCTCAGCAATACCACTAATCAAAAGGTAACATGTGACATTCCAGTGATGGAGGTAGCGACCGGCGAGCACGGCGACTGGGTGCACAAGCTGGTGATGGCGGTGAACAAGGGCAACTGCGGCCGCGTGCAGCCCTCCGCCGCGCCGCAGAACTCCAACTACAACAACCAGGCCAAGAACAATGTCAAGTCGCTGGAGGTGGTTATGGGTGAGTTCGAAGGCAGGAGGCAACCTTGAATAATGTAAATGTTTCCCTTTCATGTTCAAAAACTCacgacataaaaaaataaatatacataaattacATATGAGTTACTCGTAAAATATGAACTTGTTAGTTTGGCTTCTAAAGAGTCAATGATTTTAATCAATTGCAGACTTTTAGCTTAATAATAAGTAAGTTTTATGTACTGTCAACAGCAATGACCTCACACTTActttcttaacaataaagctATGTTAAGATCATTTCGAACACCTGGCcggcttagcaacttttgctgctgactgtacactagTCCACAAGTCGTTTTATCATAGAAAAGACAAAGTTATTAAGTAATTAGACGGCTATTCATCTCTACCACTgccaagaaaaataaaatattcattaaCTAGATGCTCTAAAAAATATCGCTTCCAAAATTTGGGCTAGTAATAAATAGACGTGACAATGCTCGCTTAATAATAAATACACGGGTCTTCGTATTATTGACGAAAGAAATAGAACAAACACCAAAGGTCATCCAAGGGACTCGCCTTGGCATTTGAGATATTGTTAGTATTGCCGGTACCGATATAGACTGGCAACTCACGTACCTAGTCTAGAAATAGGAAAAGGTTTTACAAGTAACGTTCAGTTGGAAATAGATATTATATTTGAAAATTGAATTATTTATAAAGCTTATAATGGTCTCCTTGCCTAGTCGGTAGGTGTCGGTAAGgacctgcctacgaagcaggaggtctaAATTCTGGTCATTTTTGACATGAATTTTTGTTTCTATGGGCAGGTCGTCCAATTTGACCGACCCTCCAAACAAAAGGCAAACATTTTTAGCGTCAAAAAATATATCTtctaggtacctaggtactttttCCTAATCAGAACACGGTACCAAATATGCCCTTAAACAGATAtccactatttttgttacatcagTGTATAGGAACAAAGGAGAATATTGTACAGTTTCCTATATtactacatacctacattttacaaATTAATGTAAATTATACAAGTATAATTAGGTACACATAAAAGACAATGCTAGAACCAAATATTATCAGTATCATTTATTTCTTACTGTCTCGGTTTCGGACGACAAAACCAAAAAAAGTtgcctattttatttatttttataaattgttgTGACTTAATAGCTAAATTCGAATTATATTCTTAAATAATAgctaactgtttttttttgttccagACAAGCCAACCTGCACAGTAATAGATATGTCAGGCCCAACTCCGAATCCAGAGAAGCAGAACGTCCTTCCGAACTCCACCAACCTAGCCCCCGTGACGTGCACCACCTCCCTCCTGGACTCCAGCGAGAGCTTCACCAAGAAACCCATCAAAACCGGCTTCCCGACTTCCGGCTTCAAGCAATTCTGGATCTTGTTAAAGAGGACCTTTAGAAGCATTCTTAGAGATCAAATGCTGACGCATTTAAGGCTATGTTCGCATACGGTTGTCGGGCTGCTGATCGGGTTCTTGTACTACGATATCGGGTCGGACGCGGCGAAGGTTATGAGTAACGCTGGATGCATATTCTTCACTGTTATGTTCACGATGTTTACGGCCATGATGCCTACAATCCTTACATGTGAGTTCACTTGTTTTTCTACCAACTTCAAATCGTTTACCATGCTTTTTAAACGTACATATTCGACTTTAAAATTATGCATTGTCGTTACTTATGCTTGTCTTTTTGTTTCAGTCCCAACGGAAATGAGTGTGTTTGTGAGAGAGCATTTAAATTACTGGTACTCTTTAAAAGCATTCTACTTCGCAAAAACGCTGGCGGACTTACCCTTCCAGGTAAattgaaatgaaattttatattataaatgtggatGAATGTGAAATCTTCCAATTAGAACTTTGAAGATCGTTCGTTGTCAAAAAATCGTGAACACTTGCTCAAATTTCTATATTTTTGAGCTTTGCTctgaaataatacaaataacttaattTATTTAGCCAAAGTCAATAAATATTTCCTCTGGTCTGTGTTAGATAAGGATCCTGGCCGAAATTTAGTCATCTTTTTCCATTTATTTCGATAACGATTTTTTCTGCCCTATACTACACAACCGAAGTTAGAACCCACGATTTTTGACCACCACACCcaaatataagtttttatcatattcatattatacTAAAATATGTTGTTAATGTTCTTACAGATAGTGTTTAGCGGCGTATACGTAATAATAGTATACTTCATGACGGGCCAGCCGATGCAGACGGACCGGGTGTTGATGTTCACCACCATCAACATCCTGACGGCGCTGGTGGCGCAGTCGCTGGGGCTGCTCATCGGCGCCGCCATGAAGATCGAGACCGGGGTCTACCTCGGCCCCGTCACCACCATACCCGTCGTCTTGTTCTCAGGTAAACCTGCACTGTGATTgataaggatggtattccatctatccaatATATTGGTCCAATGTCTTTGCGTCTCTCATGCAAAATGCAAAATGTATCTCAATCAAATCATTCTCTcatgcaaaatgtgagacaaaatacacattggacaggtaGAACACTACCCAAAGCAGCACCATTTTGGGTTCTACATCTAGCATTGAGAAGCCAGCGTAAACTTTCAACATTCTTCTGATGCTACACTTGTTTTACTGTCGGAGCATAtgtatactaaaatgaatatcGCGCACCAGTAACATAATTGCGTATATATGTActttccatttcattaagatatTTTTCGTCATGCTCTTACTATAGGTAATTTTCTGGAGAGGAATCAAGAACGACATAAAAAGTATCATGCTGGCGTTATAATTTATTGTAGATGTTGTGTCATGCTTAGTAAATCTCTGATAACACTTGCAGATAGTAGTCTAGtcaataacaaaatattttcttttattttcagGGTTCTTCGTAAACTTCAAAGCCATCCCCAGCTATCTGCAGTGGATAACATACTTAAGCTACGTCAGGTACGGCTTCGAAGGGGCCATGCTCTCCGTCTACGGCTTCGGGAGAGAGAAGCTCCACTGCTCAGAGGTGTACTGCCACTTCAGGAAGCCAGACACCTTCCTCAAGGAGATGACGATGGACAAAGCCAACTTCTGGGTAGACGTAGGAGCGCTTGTAGCGTTTTTCGTATTCATCAGACTCGTTTCGTACTTAGTGCTAAGGTTCAAACTGAAGATGATGCAGTAGGCACAAATTTAGGCTTTTCTAAGGTACGATCACTTTTCCATTAACAGATTTTGGAATCGCAAAGTGTACATTTTCATTAGGTTACGCTGTATTTAGACGCTTGGTCCATTATAGGCAACCTGCGGATGTAGTGGTCGATTCACCAAAGCTGTCGTGGAAACGGGcgtttgaaaaaaatatgtatacgtgGGAATCTAACAAAGTTCTTGATAGCGTTCACGATAGGATTGGTGAATGTTGCTTGGTCGAGGTTGACCGAGCATATAATGGAAGCCTTAAACTTAACGTTTGAATGAAATTGAGTACCTAGTTCTTTGGTTACGAGCGAATTGCGCAATTGCGGCCTATTTGACTTAATCCGATCGTAATGTACCTCGATGTGAGAACGGTTCCCAACTCAAATTATCAaacttaataatattaataagttGACATCAATCGTATCGAAATAGGAAAACGTTATAATTAGAATGTATTTAATGAAAAGTTTAGAATAGTTATCTAGTTGTCGACTCAGCCTTTAAAAGTAATATTAAGGCACGCATGTTCcaatagttttaagtatgcGGAACTACCATGAGTTTGTATGAaacatgtaaaataattgaaaatagaGTGGAAACTGTATTCCATATCTAATTTCTGCTCAAGTTGTCGTTCGTGTCATAGTCTCGCTCAAGCAGTTCAAATATGATCTTTAGCATTGATAATTTCGATGTGATAATTCTATATAAAAATAGAATAGGTCTGAAAATCACAGGGCTAGTTTATATACTGCTATAAAATATGGCCCTGTTATGTAAAAAGTTAACAAAGAACTGCTACATAGGTATTACTAATTCTTGATATTCATGAAATCGAGCTATAATTTCGACAATTATTCGTGATCGCGGGTTATCGATGAGAATATTAATTGCGATTTGATTATAACTGTGCGTCATACAGCTCATGGCAAGTTTCCGGATCGACTGTAGGTAGTTAGTTAGGTACAGTTAGAAGAAAAGTTAATGTTTCCGTCAACGTTTTACGATCGGTCACTAAAAACAAGTACAATCAAACTCATTACCATTTTTCCTATGCACATCTAAGAAAAAACTAGCATATACTTTAGGTTTTATGAAAGAAAGTTCCTCCGCTTGATTCTTCAGAATTCAGTCATTAACCAATTACTACAAAtttattttgacacaattcCTACAATAAGCTCTATAAGGCTTGTGTCGTGGGTACTTACACAATGATTATACAACTACATGTATTTATAATACAGGACTCGgaaataaatatacctagtatTCGTGCTGATCAAGTCATCACGCAAATAAATGGATTTACCCAGGACCGCCAAAAATAATATGCTGGGATTATTATTGAGAAATCAACAAATACATACGTTAAAGACGCACAGAGTAGCAGGCATAAATATACTCTATATACTCTTAGCCTCATCGGATGGAAAGGGATGACTGCCAACCTAACTGGTTCAGACTTTATATTTCTACAGAAAGTTacagttcttcttcttcttcctcgcgttatcccggcattttgccacgactcatgggagtctggggtccgcttgacaactattcccatgatttgacataggctacgaaaacgactgccatctctgaccttccaacccaggaaactaggccttattgggattagtccggtttcctcatgatgttttccttcaccgaaaagcaactggtaaatatcaaatgatatttcgtacataagttccgaaaaactcattggtacgagccggggtttggacccgcgacctccggattgaaagcagcacgctcttaccgctaggccacaagCGCACACAGAAAGTTACAGTTATtctcattaaataaataatatgtgaTTGTTAGTGACCGAgcgtaaaacattttttgatattcggCAGCAGCCGCCGGCTtggcttaggttaggttaggataaCGTTCAGTAGATCGAAATATCTAGCTTAAAATTAGTTTGTTATCTAGGGGTTAAGTTAGGTTTTTTAGACCATCGGGCCCATGACTTAATCCTAAGTTCACAACGCAACTTTGCACCAAAGTTTTGTAAATTATGTGTAGAAATTGGTCTAATCATCATTTTGTCGACTCTGAACGGGATGTAGGTATGTGATACCTACTTAATCATTATATTCACGattcattttaaatatatattatcttgTATTGAAAGgagaggacctaccgcgaaacgtgttgcttctctgtcgcacttgtaaattcatacgtgacagggaagcaacacgtggaacgtggttcgcggtagcccctctggttcCTGTGTCAGTTCGTTTGATTTACGACAATTGCTGATGGATGTATGACAATTtcattttgttatgttattagttatattttagttcaattacctactttattaaattattaccgTTTATATTTATGCCCTATTGTagggtatatatatttttgtcacgcgaatttaaaatgtacttatgtatTAGGTACATCGTTCATCTGATGATCTCAAGTGATTTCGACTTTACAATTGTATTGACATGTGTACTTTAACTAATTCTGTATTCATACAAGCGCATCATAAACACATTAAAGACAACAagcaatataaataaaagttatatTAAAGCTATAATTTATCTGTGTTATAATTAATGTATGTAACTAAATAAGTTAGTTTTTACTTTACACTCCA encodes:
- the LOC134680057 gene encoding ATP-binding cassette sub-family G member 4, with protein sequence MTSELTMESKGTQIHLPLVGRGSRGELGDKVTFSQVKSPPFAEQLNNGQVLGGSQINLCNGGAGTAAMTGLVRKIPNGYDQKKPMASLTHLPKRPPVDIEFSDLSYSVSEGRKRGYKALLKCINGTFRSGELTAIMGPSGAGKSTLMNILAGYKTSNVSGSVLINGKERNLRRFRKLSCYIMQDDCLLPHLTVKEAMHVSANLKLGKDMSVQAKKIVINEIIETLGLVDASDTRTINLSGGQRKRLSIALELVNNPPVMFFDEPTSGLDSSSCFQCISLLKSLARGGRTIICTIHQPSARLFEMFDFLFTLAEGQCIYQGKVKDLVPFLSNMGLNCPSYHNPADYVMEVATGEHGDWVHKLVMAVNKGNCGRVQPSAAPQNSNYNNQAKNNVKSLEVVMDKPTCTVIDMSGPTPNPEKQNVLPNSTNLAPVTCTTSLLDSSESFTKKPIKTGFPTSGFKQFWILLKRTFRSILRDQMLTHLRLCSHTVVGLLIGFLYYDIGSDAAKVMSNAGCIFFTVMFTMFTAMMPTILTFPTEMSVFVREHLNYWYSLKAFYFAKTLADLPFQIVFSGVYVIIVYFMTGQPMQTDRVLMFTTINILTALVAQSLGLLIGAAMKIETGVYLGPVTTIPVVLFSGFFVNFKAIPSYLQWITYLSYVRYGFEGAMLSVYGFGREKLHCSEVYCHFRKPDTFLKEMTMDKANFWVDVGALVAFFVFIRLVSYLVLRFKLKMMQ